The genomic interval CGTTGTACCGGTTGACGCATaactgtaataaatttaaaagaaattatttttttattacagcaAATATCCAGTAGTTTGTTGAATATCATACATTTAATGTTATGACACTGATGATTTTCAATGAACATTTACAGGCTTCTTTAAAGTctattattatgataaataataaaacataatttgcTTATATTTGACTTACATGGTGATTGCATTGGCATAATATGGGCTGCCTGTGGTCTTGAcacttaaatattgaaaaataatcttagaattaaatttaaaaagcttTTGAATTTGATCAGATCTGTTCAATTCactcataaaaaaacaaatacatttaattatacTTGTCACCGTTAAACTAAAACTgtaatagatttatatttataaaaaaacaacatgcacttaaaaattgtaataaaaagaatCTCAAAGATTATGTCTACCGATATAGCGCTTTTATCTCACAGTGGcatgttttatttcaaatatataagtaCTCTCAAATATAGTCAATACATAAAATACCTTCAATTATTGCTCATATatctatttcaaaatataatatagacaATTAATTCTTGCCGTGATTATAGCTTATCAGTTTAAATAGGTGAaaaaatgcacatatgtatgtatattatataatatgtaacgaACCACTATCAACTTGGTCTATGCCCAGCATATATTGAATTTGCATGTTATAATTTCCACGTGTAGTTGTGGGTATATGTGAAATTGGTTTCCGAGCTATGTAATGCGCCGAAGCCAAACGTAACGACAGGGGTATTCCAGATAGAACGGCTGCTAGAAAACATGAATCATAAAATATCCCTGCATGGAATAAATtagatttaaacatttttacaatTGGTTGGTCGTACGCATAATTATATCGCAAAGTTTGTGAGTTTTTAATTCAAACCGATGTTCAATACTGTTGTGCGGCGCATATATTATAGTAAGATAAGAGATAGATGAGCAAGGTCAATTTCCttaaaaagatatatatataaaggtcATAACAGAAGTGAGGAAAGATCTGATCAAATGCAAACAAGAAAATTAGAGTAGTAGAAAATAAAGGCATTTCATTATTTGgtcagcatttaaaaaaaaaaaggttagtatttaCATTAAGATGGCAACAAATTATTTGGTTAGTTTATAATTCCAAAAGTGgtcagaaaaaaaatgaaaaatttaccaGTAATGAATTATAAACTTGATCAGTAACTTATTCTAAATGATCTGTCTgaatataataaacgatcagtaaattattcatttttattcagtaaataatcttttttaaatactgaatttctatcagtgaaatttaattttttggcagttggatgatagcgcgtcgccccgctactgtccattcccactctcctcatggtccacacgccgtaatatccatccaaacacatcgtaatatctttttttaagttttgtttcatcaatattttcacaaaaaaaaacatatcttagcagccaacaattatttgttaaagggtcaggttaggttaggttaagggtcggccctattaatttaagattatagtgttagggtcggtattatccAGTCTCACTGTCACCAGAGACTGAACTGAACCTGGAGCGAGAGGCGACGACCGAGGGGGTTTAAACGAAGAGGGGGGGAGATTATTAAAAGTATGTTGCtaagaaaaatggaaaaattcaTCAGGATTTTTTATACTAAGAGCCTTACTGCAATATGGAAAAACTGACGATTTTCTGgctgtcaaaataaaatgatcatGTTTAAATGATCTTCTTATAATAATCATCGaccgtttcattttattatctgatcattttggtttaataactgattatttagtttaataactgattatttagtttaataactgattatttagtttaataactgattatttagtttaataactgattatttagttcaataactgattatttagtttaataactgattatttagtttaataactgattatttagtttaataactgattatttagtttaataactgattatttagtttaataactgattatttagtttaataactgattatttagtttaataactgattatttagtttaataactgattatttagtttaataactgattatttagtttaataactgattatttagtttaataactgaGTACATGACAACTGACAACAACGtactgatcatttagaatactcaccgataatttcgaaatatttactgACGATTTACTTATTTTTGTTGATGAAAAGCTGAACAAATTACTGATCAATTAAGATTAGTATAAATTAGTATTACTgaccatttttaaaaaattccgatcaaatattattaatacaaaaaccatatatacatatacaactctcgatcaaatattatatatgtacatatgatttggCTTTCACAgttgtgatgtatgtatatatatatatgtatataataatattcattgaAAGTTGATTGTAAATGATTGTTACACACATAGTAagtatcaacaaaaaaaaaacacgttaaTCTAATACCAAAACCTAAAAATAATTCCAAAaccaaaaacgaaaacaaaaaatatataaaaaaaaaaaatgaaacttccaaatatttttagttttattacaATCTAACAACGAAATTCATATTGAAACGTATGCATCACatcaaaatagttgatatatATTCTTCCAATAAGTACTTATAATATTTAGTGGATCGTGAcgtgttaatattatatatataagtatgtacatatctgtaaaatacaaattggcaaaattttatttgcaaaaaatatttttttggaattgttttatgtgtatataaatatatataaatagttaagACATATTTAAGTCCTAAAGTAATAAATGTTACTTACAATAATGGTAAGTAGGTAGTGGCATACGTTTCATTGGGAAAAACTGTGTACTAAAGGAAGCTGAAGAAGCTGAAGAAGCTGAAGTCAAGTATAGAAACATTACactaataaaatagaaataaatttgaatgtttAGTAATAAAACTGATATTACCTCTGTTACTAACGAACCCACCACCACTATATGAACTTGgagctatatgtatataataaaaataatttattattgatatatttatataaagtattaaatatttcaaattaaaactaGTAGTtagtagtaaatacatatgtatataatttataaattgtaatcaaatttttattgcCTTTTTTTCTTGGTGTTTACTTCTGCTATGAAGCacttcatatttataaaaaataaatagctgatttttttaaacaattttagaGAAGATATTTAAAGCTTCCCAtagattaataaaataaatcaatattaattgttatattatcAATTTAACCTTTCACCACATTTGTTAGAAAAAATTTTGAACTACGATtgattaattttagaaaaacatCACATAAAAGCGTTTAATATCTCAAAGAGCTATCGAATTACTTACAATAGGCGGAAGCAGGTGCCGGAGCTCCATATGCTCCTGATTGTCCTGGTGAATAAATTAATCactgaatgtattatattatggaaTGTAGttaaaatgtcaattttaaaaGATGGAACCATCTTTTAAAgtgtaaattttcataaaaaattctAGTAGTAACAAGAAAGAAGAAATAGCATTACCTCCAAATCCACCTAGCATCAGAGGTATACCAGACAAAGGATATGCAGCGGGTTGTTCTgtacagaaataatatttttttgatacatgcatagaaaatcaatcaaatatttCCACAgagttaaaaaaatagaaatgcgTTGGGAAACAAAGATGAtagcttaaaataaaataaaaaagatgaaTGCACACATCATGCACATTCCGATATTAaaaaacatgtatatacatcgttactataatataataatataaagttttaGTGGATAAAGAGATCCTTTTTAAAACTTTGTGATAAATTTTgcgatataatatttaaaataaaattataattatgcgTACGTATTCCAAAAATTGTTGTAGGGGTCATtactatcttttttttttcagcggggaaagaattttataattttttacattatttcccTTATTAGCATGACTGCctatgcaaatacatatgtacatttgacggTAAAAAATGCTTCAATATTGTGTGCTTTGTTTTGTATGATAATTAAtttgattgttttaattttaattatatgcaCTGTTTATTTGCAAATTTAATAAGAATGAAAAAAGTGTACATTCAGTGACAAACCTATAAAATTCCGAGTATAACTTatcaattaaacttaaataaaacatgaatttatctataaataaatgtatctaATATGAGATTTTACCgagaaatgtacatatttattaatggtACCCATTTactgcaaaaaaaattattagatCTTACGTGTGCTTTGAAGAGATTCTGCATCAACAGCTGATGAAGAATTCGGTTTTACTACAACTAAAGAAGTCAACGAAGTGACAAATgagtactgaaaaaaaaaaattaagggtTCATTTGGTTTATgaattataaaaagaaaatatttttatgtagattATGAACATCAAATACCTTCAAGGCAATTGCGAGAGCTTTTTTTTCAGGTGATTTAGGATCGTCGCTTTTTTCAGAATCTGAATCGCTTTGATCAAGGAGCTGTTTAACAGTTAAGTAAGCCCAAAGCTTCTCGAGTGGCCAAAATTCTTCCTTTTTCTTCTTCTCTTCAGGCTATGGAGAAAGTTCTGGTTTAAACacattctatatatatgtatgtatataattgcaaTTACACATAAaagcatataaaataaacttacaagATTAGGAATATAATCAATGGGTCCTGATACGGAGTCGGcacttattttaaatgaattatctACAACCtgtgattttaataattttcctgCAATAATTATTTCAGAGCCCATGAAGAAATGttcaaatactttttttgtaacaGAATCATCGTCGATCTAAAACAagtaaaagtataatttttaaatttaaaatgattgaCCAGAATATTAAGAATCTGGTGACTGTTTAATTTCGTACCTGATCTATGGGGTATGTGTAAGTTATATTGGCCAATAAAGGTGAAGATATTTGTCTATAGAAGTGTTTTAGTTGTTGAGCAGCATCAGCTGCTTCATATATATGCCTCAAAAATCCATAGTTTTTGAGTGATATCTTACGCAAGAAATTTCGATCGGCATCTTCACCTAAACGAAAGAAATTCGATTTATAGAACGTTAATGTCTTGTCAATATGTTAACATTGATTTCCACATACCAAAAGCTAATGAGAATATAGCAGTTTTTTTAGTGTTCAACTTAGTCACAGCTGACAagatatttttagtatttgttTCTCCAACAGTTGGATCTCCATCAGTTAAGAAAATGATCATCGGCTCATGACGAATTACACCTTTTGAAGCTGAAATTATGTtatgaatattttgtataaatacattaaatcaTGTAAATGTAAATCTAGCTAAAACAAAACATGATATGCACTTACATTGGGCAACATCCGAAGACTCTTGCATCGCAATACCATAATTTGCAATTTTCAAAGCAGTTGTAAGTGCGTCATTTATATTTGTGCCTGTATAATTATGGAATtaagattatatacatatatgcacattaaatgtgatgtaatttataatctacaatgaaatatgaaatttcattacCTCCAGATGCATGAAGTTGCTGGATTATCTCTTTAGCTTTCTTAATATTTTCTGGGGTCGCTGGTTGAGGCTTTGGCGGTACTTCAGGTGCTTTTTCTTTTGGGATCGGTTCACCGTAAAACGAATCACTGATTGATTTATAAATCGCATGATTGTTAGGATCGTCTAAATTATACACCTGTAATTGAAAAAAGTATAGTACTTTAAGTTATCAATGCAAACAATTCAATCTATGTAGAAAATATATGACATACTTTTGCACCATAACTGAAGTCCATGATGTTGAAAAAGTCCCCgggatttaaattttgaagtatTGACTCCATAGCTTCTTTTAGTTGATTAATCTTTCGGCCAGCCATTGATCCTGACACATCTAAGACGAATATTACATGCTTGCTCAGCGGCTTGAGATCGTCAGGTGCAAAGAAGTGTACGAAATATCCATCATTCACCTATTTGAAAGAATATTTATTAACAAAGCTCACTATGTAATTTTAACGGAGAGAATTAAATTGATCGAACAGCACCACGCGTATGtaaaacattcaaataaatcaaaattaatttattcttacCAATACTTCTCCATTTACATTTCTATTAACATCATACTGAACCACGAATTGTCCTGAAACACCACTATCGGCTGGCTCTTTTATGGGGTTTGTAATAAAAGAAGAGTATGGATATGGAGGAGGTGTGGAAATTTCAGCATTTTTagcctaaaataaaataattgctatagcatatgcatattttcaattgttagaatacctatttcattgttgattattttaattttcagcaCTCaagatgtttaattttaaatattttgtataaaacagATTAGATACATGCCTTGAATAATTTAATGAGTTCCATTTGTTGTTCCTTGTTCGGTGAAAAATGGACCTTAGCATGTGAATTGTCTTCGGTCAATATCGTACTAGCATATTGATTTTCTAAAACCATTTTAAATAAAGAACATATACCATTTACACAAAtttaacattataaataaaaaatcctgCTTACGGGCATCGGTAGGTTGAGCATCGATTTCATTTCCGGTCCTCAATTCAGGTACTAAAATTTTGGTGATAGGACTATTTTCTTGGATATCCACATCAACAGTTAAGTCATCTACAATTTGCCCCGGATTCAAATTGACGACAAGATTGTAAAGACCTAGTCGTCTGGTCAGTAACTCCTCGTAGCGCAACCTAAATATGGCTTTACTTTCGGGCTCCAAGTTTACTGATACAGTAAAATGATTAGAGTCTCGTGCTctgcaaaaaaaatttaagccgtgtatgataataaaaaaaaacagcaatctTCGAATAGATGGTTATATGTATTAGAAATTTATTGCTTACTGAACAGCTACATGTGCAGCAGCTTGACCACTGCTAACAGCATTTTCATACACTTTCTTAGCTTCAGCCTTTTCTTTTATGTATGCTTCATAAACCTTTCCTTCAATTTCCCTATTAAAAAATAcaggatatatacatatacatgtttttACTAGCTTACAGTTACATATACCAGTCTTACTTACATATTAAAACCAGTGATAAATGCAGTTTCTGGAATTACAATACTAAAAGTAACTTCATTCGCTTTACCGGCTGGATTGGCAACTCGACTAGTAACGAGGGTATTAGCATACCTTGAAGAAACGTTACTTTCCACGTGCATCGACCTTATAATGGGCTTTAAATCCAACTGAAACGTAAGTTTTCCGCTTTAAAAATATGATCATGTTGTTTTACAAGATGCCAAAATATTATTGAGTGTGGAAATAGATTTCGCCAAAAGGTCATAACAGGTCTTGTTATCATTAGTGAGAATAAATTTGAGGTCAATAGATCATTAAACGTTCTATTGAAATttgttacattttaaaaatactgctaTTGCTCATAACGTATTGAAGcgatatagttttaaaaaagtcaaaaatatcttACATGTTCTTCAAAACAAATGTAAATGTATTACCTTAGCTTCAGATGGTAAAGTAGCTGGTGTAGTAGTCTCATTTGCAGTTGACACTACCAAATCTACATTAGATGTTGAAGATATCGTTGTGGAgggaaaagaatttatttctaTAAATAAGGACAGCACAACAACAATTATGCTGCCGGCACATCTTGAAAacctaaaatataattattttgtgaATTAAACGTATTGTTATTGGACGATgcacattatataaaatacatgatAAAGAACAATATGACGTgatgtatttaaaacattttgaataatcgttgatgatgaaattttattttgtgtttg from Arctopsyche grandis isolate Sample6627 chromosome 9, ASM5162203v2, whole genome shotgun sequence carries:
- the LOC143917427 gene encoding inter-alpha-trypsin inhibitor heavy chain H4-like isoform X3 → MRFSRCAGSIIVVVLSLFIEINSFPSTTISSTSNVDLVVSTANETTTPATLPSEAKLDLKPIIRSMHVESNVSSRYANTLVTSRVANPAGKANEVTFSIVIPETAFITGFNMEIEGKVYEAYIKEKAEAKKVYENAVSSGQAAAHVAVQARDSNHFTVSVNLEPESKAIFRLRYEELLTRRLGLYNLVVNLNPGQIVDDLTVDVDIQENSPITKILVPELRTGNEIDAQPTDAQNQYASTILTEDNSHAKVHFSPNKEQQMELIKLFKAKNAEISTPPPYPYSSFITNPIKEPADSGVSGQFVVQYDVNRNVNGEVLVNDGYFVHFFAPDDLKPLSKHVIFVLDVSGSMAGRKINQLKEAMESILQNLNPGDFFNIMDFSYGAKVYNLDDPNNHAIYKSISDSFYGEPIPKEKAPEVPPKPQPATPENIKKAKEIIQQLHASGGTNINDALTTALKIANYGIAMQESSDVAQSSKGVIRHEPMIIFLTDGDPTVGETNTKNILSAVTKLNTKKTAIFSLAFGEDADRNFLRKISLKNYGFLRHIYEAADAAQQLKHFYRQISSPLLANITYTYPIDQIDDDSVTKKVFEHFFMGSEIIIAGKLLKSQVVDNSFKISADSVSGPIDYIPNLPEEKKKKEEFWPLEKLWAYLTVKQLLDQSDSDSEKSDDPKSPEKKALAIALKYSFVTSLTSLVVVKPNSSSAVDAESLQSTQQPAAYPLSGIPLMLGGFGGQSGAYGAPAPASAYSPSSYSGGGFVSNRASSASSASFSTQFFPMKRMPLPTYHYFMRQPVQRIAHDSYNIGSRISDPVPVQDNLESVAIEEEQGTFDSDIVPLLPPARTTTFTPFVELPKPCLSKYKLENYTWLEQYLSDKENTIQIPTANKSNATYKLKTITDTMDDLKDAPCENSFGGGSGVCKYLTECEDLAEAFKDLVTYLNYSCDTNGYAGVCCKAKVR
- the LOC143917427 gene encoding inter-alpha-trypsin inhibitor heavy chain H4-like isoform X7 encodes the protein MRFSRCAGSIIVVVLSLFIEINSFPSTTISSTSNVDLVVSTANETTTPATLPSEAKLDLKPIIRSMHVESNVSSRYANTLVTSRVANPAGKANEVTFSIVIPETAFITGFNMEIEGKVYEAYIKEKAEAKKVYENAVSSGQAAAHVAVQARDSNHFTVSVNLEPESKAIFRLRYEELLTRRLGLYNLVVNLNPGQIVDDLTVDVDIQENSPITKILVPELRTGNEIDAQPTDAQNQYASTILTEDNSHAKVHFSPNKEQQMELIKLFKAKNAEISTPPPYPYSSFITNPIKEPADSGVSGQFVVQYDVNRNVNGEVLVNDGYFVHFFAPDDLKPLSKHVIFVLDVSGSMAGRKINQLKEAMESILQNLNPGDFFNIMDFSYGAKVYNLDDPNNHAIYKSISDSFYGEPIPKEKAPEVPPKPQPATPENIKKAKEIIQQLHASGGTNINDALTTALKIANYGIAMQESSDVAQSSKGVIRHEPMIIFLTDGDPTVGETNTKNILSAVTKLNTKKTAIFSLAFGEDADRNFLRKISLKNYGFLRHIYEAADAAQQLKHFYRQISSPLLANITYTYPIDQIDDDSVTKKVFEHFFMGSEIIIAGKLLKSQVVDNSFKISADSVSGPIDYIPNLPEEKKKKEEFWPLEKLWAYLTVKQLLDQSDSDSEKSDDPKSPEKKALAIALKYSFVTSLTSLVVVKPNSSSAVDAESLQSTPVLSGIPLSLRLASAHYIARKPISHIPTTTRGNYNMQIQYMLGIDQVDSVSRPQAAHIMPMQSPFMRQPVQRIAHDSYNIGSRISDPVPVQDNLESVAIEEEQGTFDSDIVPLLPPARTTTFTPFVELPKPCLSKYKLENYTWLEQYLSDKENTIQIPTANKSNATYKLKTITDTMDDLKDAPCENSFGGGSGVCKYLTECEDLAEAFKDLVTYLNYSCDTNGYAGVCCKAKVR
- the LOC143917427 gene encoding inter-alpha-trypsin inhibitor heavy chain H4-like isoform X4, whose protein sequence is MRFSRCAGSIIVVVLSLFIEINSFPSTTISSTSNVDLVVSTANETTTPATLPSEAKLDLKPIIRSMHVESNVSSRYANTLVTSRVANPAGKANEVTFSIVIPETAFITGFNMEIEGKVYEAYIKEKAEAKKVYENAVSSGQAAAHVAVQARDSNHFTVSVNLEPESKAIFRLRYEELLTRRLGLYNLVVNLNPGQIVDDLTVDVDIQENSPITKILVPELRTGNEIDAQPTDAQNQYASTILTEDNSHAKVHFSPNKEQQMELIKLFKAKNAEISTPPPYPYSSFITNPIKEPADSGVSGQFVVQYDVNRNVNGEVLVNDGYFVHFFAPDDLKPLSKHVIFVLDVSGSMAGRKINQLKEAMESILQNLNPGDFFNIMDFSYGAKVYNLDDPNNHAIYKSISDSFYGEPIPKEKAPEVPPKPQPATPENIKKAKEIIQQLHASGGTNINDALTTALKIANYGIAMQESSDVAQSSKGVIRHEPMIIFLTDGDPTVGETNTKNILSAVTKLNTKKTAIFSLAFGEDADRNFLRKISLKNYGFLRHIYEAADAAQQLKHFYRQISSPLLANITYTYPIDQIDDDSVTKKVFEHFFMGSEIIIAGKLLKSQVVDNSFKISADSVSGPIDYIPNLPEEKKKKEEFWPLEKLWAYLTVKQLLDQSDSDSEKSDDPKSPEKKALAIALKYSFVTSLTSLVVVKPNSSSAVDAESLQSTQQPAAYPLSGIPLMLGGFGGQSGAYGAPAPASAYSPSSYSGGGFVSNRASSASFSTQFFPMKRMPLPTYHYFMRQPVQRIAHDSYNIGSRISDPVPVQDNLESVAIEEEQGTFDSDIVPLLPPARTTTFTPFVELPKPCLSKYKLENYTWLEQYLSDKENTIQIPTANKSNATYKLKTITDTMDDLKDAPCENSFGGGSGVCKYLTECEDLAEAFKDLVTYLNYSCDTNGYAGVCCKAKVR
- the LOC143917427 gene encoding inter-alpha-trypsin inhibitor heavy chain H4-like isoform X1, whose translation is MRFSRCAGSIIVVVLSLFIEINSFPSTTISSTSNVDLVVSTANETTTPATLPSEAKLDLKPIIRSMHVESNVSSRYANTLVTSRVANPAGKANEVTFSIVIPETAFITGFNMEIEGKVYEAYIKEKAEAKKVYENAVSSGQAAAHVAVQARDSNHFTVSVNLEPESKAIFRLRYEELLTRRLGLYNLVVNLNPGQIVDDLTVDVDIQENSPITKILVPELRTGNEIDAQPTDAQNQYASTILTEDNSHAKVHFSPNKEQQMELIKLFKAKNAEISTPPPYPYSSFITNPIKEPADSGVSGQFVVQYDVNRNVNGEVLVNDGYFVHFFAPDDLKPLSKHVIFVLDVSGSMAGRKINQLKEAMESILQNLNPGDFFNIMDFSYGAKVYNLDDPNNHAIYKSISDSFYGEPIPKEKAPEVPPKPQPATPENIKKAKEIIQQLHASGGTNINDALTTALKIANYGIAMQESSDVAQSSKGVIRHEPMIIFLTDGDPTVGETNTKNILSAVTKLNTKKTAIFSLAFGEDADRNFLRKISLKNYGFLRHIYEAADAAQQLKHFYRQISSPLLANITYTYPIDQIDDDSVTKKVFEHFFMGSEIIIAGKLLKSQVVDNSFKISADSVSGPIDYIPNLPEEKKKKEEFWPLEKLWAYLTVKQLLDQSDSDSEKSDDPKSPEKKALAIALKYSFVTSLTSLVVVKPNSSSAVDAESLQSTQQPAAYPLSGIPLMLGGFGGQSGAYGAPAPASAYSPSSYSGGGFVSNRASSASSASFSTQFFPMKRMPLPTYHYLSRPQAAHIMPMQSPFMRQPVQRIAHDSYNIGSRISDPVPVQDNLESVAIEEEQGTFDSDIVPLLPPARTTTFTPFVELPKPCLSKYKLENYTWLEQYLSDKENTIQIPTANKSNATYKLKTITDTMDDLKDAPCENSFGGGSGVCKYLTECEDLAEAFKDLVTYLNYSCDTNGYAGVCCKAKVR
- the LOC143917427 gene encoding inter-alpha-trypsin inhibitor heavy chain H4-like isoform X10 codes for the protein MRFSRCAGSIIVVVLSLFIEINSFPSTTISSTSNVDLVVSTANETTTPATLPSEAKLDLKPIIRSMHVESNVSSRYANTLVTSRVANPAGKANEVTFSIVIPETAFITGFNMEIEGKVYEAYIKEKAEAKKVYENAVSSGQAAAHVAVQARDSNHFTVSVNLEPESKAIFRLRYEELLTRRLGLYNLVVNLNPGQIVDDLTVDVDIQENSPITKILVPELRTGNEIDAQPTDAQNQYASTILTEDNSHAKVHFSPNKEQQMELIKLFKAKNAEISTPPPYPYSSFITNPIKEPADSGVSGQFVVQYDVNRNVNGEVLVNDGYFVHFFAPDDLKPLSKHVIFVLDVSGSMAGRKINQLKEAMESILQNLNPGDFFNIMDFSYGAKVYNLDDPNNHAIYKSISDSFYGEPIPKEKAPEVPPKPQPATPENIKKAKEIIQQLHASGGTNINDALTTALKIANYGIAMQESSDVAQSSKGVIRHEPMIIFLTDGDPTVGETNTKNILSAVTKLNTKKTAIFSLAFGEDADRNFLRKISLKNYGFLRHIYEAADAAQQLKHFYRQISSPLLANITYTYPIDQIDDDSVTKKVFEHFFMGSEIIIAGKLLKSQVVDNSFKISADSVSGPIDYIPNLPEEKKKKEEFWPLEKLWAYLTVKQLLDQSDSDSEKSDDPKSPEKKALAIALKYSFVTSLTSLVVVKPNSSSAVDAESLQSTQQPAAYPLSGIPLMLGGFGGQSGAYGAPAPASAYLSRPQAAHIMPMQSPFMRQPVQRIAHDSYNIGSRISDPVPVQDNLESVAIEEEQGTFDSDIVPLLPPARTTTFTPFVELPKPCLSKYKLENYTWLEQYLSDKENTIQIPTANKSNATYKLKTITDTMDDLKDAPCENSFGGGSGVCKYLTECEDLAEAFKDLVTYLNYSCDTNGYAGVCCKAKVR
- the LOC143917427 gene encoding inter-alpha-trypsin inhibitor heavy chain H4-like isoform X11 gives rise to the protein MRFSRCAGSIIVVVLSLFIEINSFPSTTISSTSNVDLVVSTANETTTPATLPSEAKLDLKPIIRSMHVESNVSSRYANTLVTSRVANPAGKANEVTFSIVIPETAFITGFNMEIEGKVYEAYIKEKAEAKKVYENAVSSGQAAAHVAVQARDSNHFTVSVNLEPESKAIFRLRYEELLTRRLGLYNLVVNLNPGQIVDDLTVDVDIQENSPITKILVPELRTGNEIDAQPTDAQNQYASTILTEDNSHAKVHFSPNKEQQMELIKLFKAKNAEISTPPPYPYSSFITNPIKEPADSGVSGQFVVQYDVNRNVNGEVLVNDGYFVHFFAPDDLKPLSKHVIFVLDVSGSMAGRKINQLKEAMESILQNLNPGDFFNIMDFSYGAKVYNLDDPNNHAIYKSISDSFYGEPIPKEKAPEVPPKPQPATPENIKKAKEIIQQLHASGGTNINDALTTALKIANYGIAMQESSDVAQSSKGVIRHEPMIIFLTDGDPTVGETNTKNILSAVTKLNTKKTAIFSLAFGEDADRNFLRKISLKNYGFLRHIYEAADAAQQLKHFYRQISSPLLANITYTYPIDQIDDDSVTKKVFEHFFMGSEIIIAGKLLKSQVVDNSFKISADSVSGPIDYIPNLPEEKKKKEEFWPLEKLWAYLTVKQLLDQSDSDSEKSDDPKSPEKKALAIALKYSFVTSLTSLVVVKPNSSSAVDAESLQSTPVLSGIPLSLRLASAHYIARKPISHIPTTTRGNYNMQIQYMLGIDQVDSVMRQPVQRIAHDSYNIGSRISDPVPVQDNLESVAIEEEQGTFDSDIVPLLPPARTTTFTPFVELPKPCLSKYKLENYTWLEQYLSDKENTIQIPTANKSNATYKLKTITDTMDDLKDAPCENSFGGGSGVCKYLTECEDLAEAFKDLVTYLNYSCDTNGYAGVCCKAKVR
- the LOC143917427 gene encoding inter-alpha-trypsin inhibitor heavy chain H4-like isoform X13, translated to MRFSRCAGSIIVVVLSLFIEINSFPSTTISSTSNVDLVVSTANETTTPATLPSEAKLDLKPIIRSMHVESNVSSRYANTLVTSRVANPAGKANEVTFSIVIPETAFITGFNMEIEGKVYEAYIKEKAEAKKVYENAVSSGQAAAHVAVQARDSNHFTVSVNLEPESKAIFRLRYEELLTRRLGLYNLVVNLNPGQIVDDLTVDVDIQENSPITKILVPELRTGNEIDAQPTDAQNQYASTILTEDNSHAKVHFSPNKEQQMELIKLFKAKNAEISTPPPYPYSSFITNPIKEPADSGVSGQFVVQYDVNRNVNGEVLVNDGYFVHFFAPDDLKPLSKHVIFVLDVSGSMAGRKINQLKEAMESILQNLNPGDFFNIMDFSYGAKVYNLDDPNNHAIYKSISDSFYGEPIPKEKAPEVPPKPQPATPENIKKAKEIIQQLHASGGTNINDALTTALKIANYGIAMQESSDVAQSSKGVIRHEPMIIFLTDGDPTVGETNTKNILSAVTKLNTKKTAIFSLAFGEDADRNFLRKISLKNYGFLRHIYEAADAAQQLKHFYRQISSPLLANITYTYPIDQIDDDSVTKKVFEHFFMGSEIIIAGKLLKSQVVDNSFKISADSVSGPIDYIPNLPEEKKKKEEFWPLEKLWAYLTVKQLLDQSDSDSEKSDDPKSPEKKALAIALKYSFVTSLTSLVVVKPNSSSAVDAESLQSTQQPAAYPLSGIPLMLGGFGGQSGAYGAPAPASAYFMRQPVQRIAHDSYNIGSRISDPVPVQDNLESVAIEEEQGTFDSDIVPLLPPARTTTFTPFVELPKPCLSKYKLENYTWLEQYLSDKENTIQIPTANKSNATYKLKTITDTMDDLKDAPCENSFGGGSGVCKYLTECEDLAEAFKDLVTYLNYSCDTNGYAGVCCKAKVR